In one Brevibacillus composti genomic region, the following are encoded:
- a CDS encoding RecX family transcriptional regulator — protein sequence MKSGRITAVHRDTKNKHRYHFYIGDELVFSVHEDILVKYQLMKGTEIDQAFLQEVLLAEEEHRAYLLALRYLGIRPRTSKQIASYLKEKGYPQEIAETIVSRCQQMGYLDDQAFARQWVSERMRLKQRSPLMLKMELQQRGIDKDLAEHALRGVTSEDELSAARVLVEKKLRRHTGELDRNEEQKILAMLYRKGFSQSVIQAIRRELGSYGRS from the coding sequence ATGAAGAGCGGCCGGATTACCGCTGTTCACCGCGATACGAAGAACAAGCATCGCTATCATTTTTACATCGGGGATGAGCTCGTGTTTTCGGTCCACGAAGACATCCTGGTGAAATACCAGCTGATGAAAGGGACGGAAATCGATCAGGCCTTTTTGCAGGAAGTGCTTTTAGCCGAAGAGGAGCACCGTGCCTACTTGCTCGCGCTCCGCTATCTCGGCATCCGGCCCCGCACCTCCAAGCAGATCGCATCCTATCTGAAAGAAAAGGGGTATCCGCAGGAGATTGCCGAGACGATCGTAAGCCGCTGCCAGCAGATGGGGTATCTGGATGATCAGGCCTTTGCCCGGCAATGGGTAAGCGAGCGGATGCGCCTCAAACAGCGGAGCCCGCTCATGCTGAAGATGGAGCTGCAGCAGCGCGGAATCGACAAAGACTTGGCGGAACATGCCTTGCGCGGCGTGACGAGTGAGGATGAGCTGAGTGCCGCCCGTGTGCTTGTCGAGAAAAAGCTGCGCCGCCACACGGGCGAGCTGGATCGGAATGAAGAGCAAAAAATCCTCGCTATGCTCTATCGAAAGGGATTCTCGCAATCGGTGATCCAAGCCATCCGCCGGGAGCTTGGCAGTTATGGAAGGTCCTGA